From Cheilinus undulatus linkage group 17, ASM1832078v1, whole genome shotgun sequence, one genomic window encodes:
- the LOC121525500 gene encoding neuropeptide FF receptor 2-like: MNSTWEGLTLPNSSKLQEDPLFHENITYVDFYLHKASVAVVFTVSYLLIFMVCMVGNGVVCFIVLRSKNMRTVTNLFILNLAISDLLVGIFCMPTTLVDNIITGWPFGSVLCKLSGMVQGISVSASVFTLVAIAVDRFRCIVYPFKQKLTIPTSKLIIVVIWVLAVSIMCPSGVMLQVTKEHSVRIILGRNDTQPFYWCRENWPNQEMRKVYTTVLFANIYLAPLSLIVIMYARIGFTLFKTTIPVMSGSGTVLEKGGSNNKPSMEGRQTISRKKTRVIMMLLVVALLFILSWLPLWTLMMLSDYASLTEHQYRIINIYVYPFAHWLAFFNSSVNPIIYGFFNENFRRGFQAAFKFQLCSVGIERQRSYSQQIRGNAVLPFQPPVLSRSGSRGGSALVRNGKCGSQERGSLHSRSDVKEQDLIMEDLEQVSQI, from the exons ATGAACTCGACCTGGGAGGGACTGACTCTGCCCAATTCCTCCAAACTTCAGGAAGACCCTCTGTTCCACGAGAACATCACTTATGTTGATTTCTACCTCCACAAGGCTTCGGTGGCTGTCGTCTTCACCGTCTCCTACCTGCTCATCTTCATGGTTTGCATGGTGGGAAACGGGGTGGTCTGTTTCATCGTGCTGAGGAGCAAAAACATGCGCACTGTCACCAACCTGTTTATCCTCAACCTCGCCATCAGCGACCTGCTGGTCGGCATCTTCTGCATGCCAACAACGCTGGTGGACAACATTATAACAG GATGGCCATTTGGCAGTGTACTGTGCAAGCTGAGCGGGATGGTTCAAGGGATCTCAGTGTCGGCGTCTGTGTTCACTCTGGTTGCTATCGCCGTTGACAG GTTTCGCTGCATCGTCTACCCTTTCAAGCAGAAGCTGACCATCCCCACTTCAAAGCTTATTATTGTGGTCATATGGGTCCTGGCTGTGTCCATCATGTGTCCCTCTGGAGTGATGCTGCaggtcacaaaagaacacaGTGTCAGGATAATCCTCGGTCGCAATGACACCCAGCCTTTCTACTGGTGCAGGGAAAATTGGCCCAATCAGGAGATGAGGAAAGTCTACACCACTGTCCTCTTTGCTAACATCTACCTCGCTCCTCTCAGCCTTATTGTCATCATGTATGCTCGCATTGGCTTCACCCTTTTCAAGACTACAATTCCTGTCATGAGCGGAAGTGGCACTGTGTTGGAAAAGGGTGGTAGCAACAACAAACCGAGTATGGAGGGTCGTCAGACGATTTCAAGGAAGAAGACTCGGGTGATCATGATGCTGCTTGTCGTGGCTCTGCTCTTCATCCTGTCCTGGCTTCCTCTGTGGACGCTGATGATGCTGAGCGACTACGCCAGCTTGACAGAGCACCAGTACCGCATCATTAACATCTATGTGTATCCCTTCGCTCACTGGTTGGCGTTCTTCAACAGCAGCGTCAACCCCATCATCTACGGGTTCTTCAACGAGAATTTCCGCCGAGGTTTCCAGGCTGCTTTCAAATTCCAGCTCTGCTCCGTTGGCATTGAGCGTCAAAGGTCCTACTCCCAACAGATCCGTGGGAACGCTGTTCTTCCTTTTCAGCCTCCAGTGTTAAGTCGATCAGGCTCAAGAGGCGGATCAGCATTAGTGAGGAATGGGAAATGTGGAAGTCAAGAGAGAGGCAGCTTGCACAGTAGGAGTGATGTCAAAGAACAGGACCTGATCATGGAGGATCTGGAGCAGGTATCCCAGATTTGA